A window of the Gossypium arboreum isolate Shixiya-1 chromosome 2, ASM2569848v2, whole genome shotgun sequence genome harbors these coding sequences:
- the LOC108466636 gene encoding probable indole-3-pyruvate monooxygenase YUCCA4 isoform X2, which translates to MGSSKLHQNDANCVWVDGPIIVGAGPSGLATSACLTQQGVPSLILEKSDCLASLWLLRTYDRLKLHLPKQFCELPLLGFPHNFPKYPNKHQFISYLESYAGHFSIQPRFNQAVQNADYDHILGFWRVKTQDSEYISRWLIVATGENAEPVIPDIPGINKFNGSVVHTSSYKSGSEFKNQRVLVIGCGNSGMEVSLDLCRYNAIPHMVVRNTVHVLPREMFGFSTFGIAMALIKWFPLWLVDKFLLLVANFILGNTDQVGLRRPKAGPIELKNVTGKTPVLDVGALSQIKSGEIKVFQVMEGVKEITGNGAKFMDGQEKEIDSIILATGYKSNVPTWLKGCDFFNKDGMPKTPFPNGWKAEKGLYTVGFTRRGLLGTASDAVKIARDIAQQWRPNNSCSNSYVILLKET; encoded by the exons ATGGGTTCTTCTAAACTCCATCAGAATGATGCAAACTGTGTTTGGGTTGATGGGCCTATCATTGTAGGTGCAGGGCCATCGGGTCTAGCAACATCAGCTTGCCTTACTCAGCAGGGTGTCCCTTCTCTTATTCTTGAGAAAAGTGACTGCTTAGCTTCTCTATGGCTACTTCGAACCTATGATCGTCTCAAACTCCATCTCCCCAAACAGTTTTGTGAATTGCCACTCCTTGGTTTCCCTCACAATTTCCCCAAGTACCCAAACAAGCACCAGTTCATCTCTTACTTAGAATCCTACGCTGGACACTTCTCAATCCAACCTAGGTTCAACCAAGCGGTGCAAAACGCAGATTACGATCACATTTTGGGGTTCTGGAGGGTTAAAACTCAAGATTCTGAATACATTTCAAGGTGGCTTATTGTAGCTACTGGTGAAAATGCTGAGCCTGTAATACCAGACATTCCTGGGATTAACAAGTTCAACGGTTCTGTCGTTCATACTAGTTCGTATAAGTCGGGTTCTGAGTTTAAAAACCAAAGGGTTTTGGTCATTGGATGTGGCAACTCCGGCATGGAGGTCAGCTTAGACCTTTGCCGGTACAATGCAATCCCTCATATGGTTGTTAGAAACACG GTGCATGTATTGCCAAGGGAGATGTTTGGTTTCTCGACATTTGGAATAGCCATGGCGCTTATCAAATGGTTCCCATTATGGCTAGTAGATAAGTTCCTGTTGCTGGTTGCTAACTTCATCTTAGGCAACACTGACCAAGTAGGTCTCCGGCGACCAAAAGCTGGTCCAATTGAGCTCAAGAATGTCACTGGAAAGACACCGGTACTCGATGTTGGTGCATTATCACAGATAAAATCTGGGGAAATTAAG GTATTTCAGGTGATGGAAGGTGTGAAAGAGATAACAGGAAATGGAGCTAAGTTTATGGATGGACAAGAAAAGGAGATTGATTCTATAATCTTGGCAACTGGGTACAAAAGCAATGTGCCTACTTGGCTCAAg GGATGTGATTTTTTCAACAAAGATGGCATGCCAAAAACGCCGTTTCCTAACGGATGGAAAGCAGAGAAGGGATTATACACAGTTGGGTTTACAAGAAGAGGGCTCCTAGGAACGGCTTCTGACGCCGTTAAAATTGCTAGGGACATTGCTCAACAATGGAGGCCAAACAACAGTTGTAGTAATTCTTATGTTATCCTGCTCAAAGAAACATGA
- the LOC108466636 gene encoding probable indole-3-pyruvate monooxygenase YUCCA4 isoform X1 — MGSSKLHQNDANCVWVDGPIIVGAGPSGLATSACLTQQGVPSLILEKSDCLASLWLLRTYDRLKLHLPKQFCELPLLGFPHNFPKYPNKHQFISYLESYAGHFSIQPRFNQAVQNADYDHILGFWRVKTQDSEYISRWLIVATGENAEPVIPDIPGINKFNGSVVHTSSYKSGSEFKNQRVLVIGCGNSGMEVSLDLCRYNAIPHMVVRNTVHVLPREMFGFSTFGIAMALIKWFPLWLVDKFLLLVANFILGNTDQVGLRRPKAGPIELKNVTGKTPVLDVGALSQIKSGEIKVMEGVKEITGNGAKFMDGQEKEIDSIILATGYKSNVPTWLKGCDFFNKDGMPKTPFPNGWKAEKGLYTVGFTRRGLLGTASDAVKIARDIAQQWRPNNSCSNSYVILLKET; from the exons ATGGGTTCTTCTAAACTCCATCAGAATGATGCAAACTGTGTTTGGGTTGATGGGCCTATCATTGTAGGTGCAGGGCCATCGGGTCTAGCAACATCAGCTTGCCTTACTCAGCAGGGTGTCCCTTCTCTTATTCTTGAGAAAAGTGACTGCTTAGCTTCTCTATGGCTACTTCGAACCTATGATCGTCTCAAACTCCATCTCCCCAAACAGTTTTGTGAATTGCCACTCCTTGGTTTCCCTCACAATTTCCCCAAGTACCCAAACAAGCACCAGTTCATCTCTTACTTAGAATCCTACGCTGGACACTTCTCAATCCAACCTAGGTTCAACCAAGCGGTGCAAAACGCAGATTACGATCACATTTTGGGGTTCTGGAGGGTTAAAACTCAAGATTCTGAATACATTTCAAGGTGGCTTATTGTAGCTACTGGTGAAAATGCTGAGCCTGTAATACCAGACATTCCTGGGATTAACAAGTTCAACGGTTCTGTCGTTCATACTAGTTCGTATAAGTCGGGTTCTGAGTTTAAAAACCAAAGGGTTTTGGTCATTGGATGTGGCAACTCCGGCATGGAGGTCAGCTTAGACCTTTGCCGGTACAATGCAATCCCTCATATGGTTGTTAGAAACACG GTGCATGTATTGCCAAGGGAGATGTTTGGTTTCTCGACATTTGGAATAGCCATGGCGCTTATCAAATGGTTCCCATTATGGCTAGTAGATAAGTTCCTGTTGCTGGTTGCTAACTTCATCTTAGGCAACACTGACCAAGTAGGTCTCCGGCGACCAAAAGCTGGTCCAATTGAGCTCAAGAATGTCACTGGAAAGACACCGGTACTCGATGTTGGTGCATTATCACAGATAAAATCTGGGGAAATTAAG GTGATGGAAGGTGTGAAAGAGATAACAGGAAATGGAGCTAAGTTTATGGATGGACAAGAAAAGGAGATTGATTCTATAATCTTGGCAACTGGGTACAAAAGCAATGTGCCTACTTGGCTCAAg GGATGTGATTTTTTCAACAAAGATGGCATGCCAAAAACGCCGTTTCCTAACGGATGGAAAGCAGAGAAGGGATTATACACAGTTGGGTTTACAAGAAGAGGGCTCCTAGGAACGGCTTCTGACGCCGTTAAAATTGCTAGGGACATTGCTCAACAATGGAGGCCAAACAACAGTTGTAGTAATTCTTATGTTATCCTGCTCAAAGAAACATGA
- the LOC108466636 gene encoding probable indole-3-pyruvate monooxygenase YUCCA4 isoform X3 yields the protein MGSSKLHQNDANCVWVDGPIIVGAGPSGLATSACLTQQGVPSLILEKSDCLASLWLLRTYDRLKLHLPKQFCELPLLGFPHNFPKYPNKHQFISYLESYAGHFSIQPRFNQAVQNADYDHILGFWRVKTQDSEYISRWLIVATGENAEPVIPDIPGINKFNGSVVHTSSYKSGSEFKNQRVLVIGCGNSGMEVSLDLCRYNAIPHMVVRNTVHVLPREMFGFSTFGIAMALIKWFPLWLVDKFLLLVANFILGNTDQVGLRRPKAGPIELKNVTGKTPVLDVGALSQIKSGEIKVMEGVKEITGNGAKFMDGQEKEIDSIILATGYKSNVPTWLKVITITMNGMPKTPFPNGWKAEKGLYTVGFTRRGLLGTASDAVKIARDIAQQWRPNNSCSNSYVILLKET from the exons ATGGGTTCTTCTAAACTCCATCAGAATGATGCAAACTGTGTTTGGGTTGATGGGCCTATCATTGTAGGTGCAGGGCCATCGGGTCTAGCAACATCAGCTTGCCTTACTCAGCAGGGTGTCCCTTCTCTTATTCTTGAGAAAAGTGACTGCTTAGCTTCTCTATGGCTACTTCGAACCTATGATCGTCTCAAACTCCATCTCCCCAAACAGTTTTGTGAATTGCCACTCCTTGGTTTCCCTCACAATTTCCCCAAGTACCCAAACAAGCACCAGTTCATCTCTTACTTAGAATCCTACGCTGGACACTTCTCAATCCAACCTAGGTTCAACCAAGCGGTGCAAAACGCAGATTACGATCACATTTTGGGGTTCTGGAGGGTTAAAACTCAAGATTCTGAATACATTTCAAGGTGGCTTATTGTAGCTACTGGTGAAAATGCTGAGCCTGTAATACCAGACATTCCTGGGATTAACAAGTTCAACGGTTCTGTCGTTCATACTAGTTCGTATAAGTCGGGTTCTGAGTTTAAAAACCAAAGGGTTTTGGTCATTGGATGTGGCAACTCCGGCATGGAGGTCAGCTTAGACCTTTGCCGGTACAATGCAATCCCTCATATGGTTGTTAGAAACACG GTGCATGTATTGCCAAGGGAGATGTTTGGTTTCTCGACATTTGGAATAGCCATGGCGCTTATCAAATGGTTCCCATTATGGCTAGTAGATAAGTTCCTGTTGCTGGTTGCTAACTTCATCTTAGGCAACACTGACCAAGTAGGTCTCCGGCGACCAAAAGCTGGTCCAATTGAGCTCAAGAATGTCACTGGAAAGACACCGGTACTCGATGTTGGTGCATTATCACAGATAAAATCTGGGGAAATTAAG GTGATGGAAGGTGTGAAAGAGATAACAGGAAATGGAGCTAAGTTTATGGATGGACAAGAAAAGGAGATTGATTCTATAATCTTGGCAACTGGGTACAAAAGCAATGTGCCTACTTGGCTCAAggtaataacaataacaatga ATGGCATGCCAAAAACGCCGTTTCCTAACGGATGGAAAGCAGAGAAGGGATTATACACAGTTGGGTTTACAAGAAGAGGGCTCCTAGGAACGGCTTCTGACGCCGTTAAAATTGCTAGGGACATTGCTCAACAATGGAGGCCAAACAACAGTTGTAGTAATTCTTATGTTATCCTGCTCAAAGAAACATGA